In Tenebrio molitor chromosome 8, icTenMoli1.1, whole genome shotgun sequence, a genomic segment contains:
- the LOC138136371 gene encoding zinc finger protein ZFP2-like, whose product MSFCLFVYITSILNMDNFINKIDFSMNQICRICMNVVQNEFISIFADQETEKSIVAMKIMSFAAVEIQIDDGLPSCLCVSCFQYVENAYNLKMQCEQSDKSLRSYLSGLKINSPKNASDLEVNSFVSSKVNISDNSTIFEMNNSNNGIVSNILDCSSDNCKSPLSLECPECKKMFERSNQLKLHMRIHKSKTVSCSVCTETFSSLYEFKEHKKSHKNDEKMAETHLCTVCNEKFQDNQVLVDHMLKEHTEKKVQKRQPPKLICNICNKTYLKATNLAFHMGTHTGVKPFECNICLKRFTQGRAFACHMRTHSDEIVKPHKCDKCPKEFAEESQLITHVKKHTDQNHVCSLCGKSYSNSGNLKSHMRLHTGDKPYSCHICGRQFAQSNTHSYHMKTHLGERPFSCDLCPKTFTSSGQLKNHRRLHTGEKPYACTVCPKKFTQKFACTIHMMTHTGNKPHLCSICGKKYSHNNQLTCHMRIHNGETMQCNICGKNYSTQGNLAAHMRTHTGIKPHICSICHKGFYVANKLTKHMRTHTGDRPYACSVCSKRFSSSDVLKIHSRIHTGERPYKCQMCIKAFISKSQLTVHMRYHTGQRPFVCNMCFRGFSTSAGLSIHTNFCNDSTTTDHVSSYQPNEVGYS is encoded by the exons ATgtcattttgtttatttgtgtacataacctcaattttaaaCATGGACAATTTTATCAACAAAATAGACTTCAGTATGAACCAGATTTGTAGAATTTGTATGAATGTTGTTCAAAACGAATTTATATCGATTTTTGCGGATCAAGAAACTGAGAAAAGTATCGTCGCAATGAAAATTATGTCGTTCGCGGCTGTTGAA ATACAAATAGACGACGGTTTACCGTCTTGTCTTTGCGTTAGCTGCTTTCAATATGTTGAGAACgcttacaatttaaaaatgcaatgtGAACAGTCTGATAAGTCCCTCCGCAGTTACCTAAGtggtttaaaaattaactctCCAAAGAATGCCAGTGACCTTGAAGTGAACAGTTTTGTTAGCTCAAAAGTAAACATAAGTGACAACAGTactatttttgaaatgaataATTCGAATAACGGAATAGTTTCCAACATACTTGATTGTAGCAGTGATAACTGTAAGTCGCCTCTTAGTCTGGAGTGTCCAGAATGTAAAAAGATGTTCGAGAGGAGTAACCAGTTGAAACTTCACATGAGAATACATAAAAGTAAAACAGTATCGTGCAGTGTATGTACTGAGACCTTTAGTTCCTTGTATGAGTTTAAAGAACACAAGAAGAGCCACAAAAATGATGAGAAAATGGCAGAAACACACTTGTGCACAGTGTGTAATGAAAAGTTTCAAGATAATCAAGTATTAGTTGATCATATGCTGAAGGAGCACACTGagaaaaaagtacaaaaaaggCAGCCCCCAAAACTCATATGTAACATATgcaataaaacatatttaaaaGCAACTAATTTGGCGTTTCATATGGGCACTCACACAGGCGTCAAGCCTTTCGAGTGCAACATCTGCTTAAAGCGGTTCACACAAGGCCGTGCTTTTGCTTGCCACATGCGCACGCATTCTGATGAAATCGTCAAACCCCATAAGTGTGACAAGTGCCCCAAAGAGTTTGCCGAAGAGTCTCAGCTGATCACACATGTGAAAAAGCATACAGATCAGAATCATGTGTGTTCATTATGTGGGAAAAGTTACAGCAACTCAGGAAATTTGAAGTCTCACATGAGACTGCACACAGGAGACAAGCCCTATTCATGTCACATTTGTGGCCGACAATTTGCGCAGAGCAACACACACTCATATCATATGAAGACTCATCTAGGAGAGCGCCCATTCTCTTGTGACTTGTGTCCAAAAACATTTACAAGTAGTGGACAGTTGAAAAATCACAGGAGACTGCATACAGGAGAAAAACCATATGCTTGTACAGTGTGTCCAAAGAAGTTCACTCAGAAGTTTGCATGCACCATACATATGATGACTCATACAGGCAACAAGCCACATCTGTGTAGTATTTGTGGTAAGAAATATTCCCACAATAACCAGCTAACCTGTCACATGAGAATACATAATG gTGAAACAATGCAATGTAACATTTGTGGGAAGAATTACTCGACGCAAGGAAATCTTGCAGCTCATATGAGAACCCACACTGGCATAAAACCCCACATTTGCAGCATTTGTCACAAAGGATTTTATGTCGCGAATAAGTTGACTAAACACATGAGGACACACACTGGAGATCGTCCTTACGCATGTTCGGTCTGTTCTAAACGATTTTCTAGTTCCgacgtgttgaaaattcacAGCAGAATTCATACGGGAGAGAGACCTTACAAGTGCCAGATGTGTATCAAAGCGTTCATCAGCAAGTCACAATTGACGGTCCACATGAGATATCATACCGGGCAAAGACCTTTCGTTTGCAATATGTGTTTTCGGGGTTTCAGTACCTCGGCGGGGCTCTCGATCCATACAAATTTCTGCAACGACAGTACGACAACCGATCACGTTAGCAGCTATCAACCGAATGAAGTTGGCTACAGTTAG
- the eIF3m gene encoding eukaryotic translation initiation factor 3 subunit M — protein sequence MQVPPVFIDVSPEDQAQELRIYLKSLGAEISEEKSVKGIEDDLHKIIGVCEACFKDGQEPEVEMVLNDIVSIMVLIPLDRSENIILAFCQKLIKAQSQKLGLVCLRALWLLFQSLDDHSPMRYHVYYHLILIAEKTDQVKSIFQDMEHLKQQFALCPPSSEQLQILYRLLHQVLLKSNQSEQAAKVMIELLGTYTDKNASHAREDAIKCIVSALADPNTFLLDPLLSLKPVKFLEGELIHDLLNIFVSENLTTYLKFYQEHKEFVTSQGLNHEQNMQKMRLLSFMQLAETNPEIGFDIIERELQIKPEEVEAFIIEVLKTKLVRARMDQAAKKVYVSSTMHRTFGRAQWQQLRDLLHSWKSNVSLVQEGMKSITAAQLELLNQQ from the exons ATGCAAGTGCCGCCAGTTTTCATAGACGTTAGTCCAGAGGATCAG GCTCAAGAATTGCGGATCTATTTGAAGAGTTTGGGCGCCGAGATTTCCGAAGAGAAATCGGTAAAAGGAATCGAAGATGATTTGCATAAAATAATTGGCGTGTGCGAAGCATGTTTTAAAGATGGTCAAGAGCCTGAAGTAGAGATGGTTCTTAATGATATAGTCTCCATCATGGTTCTT ATACCGTTGGATCGATCTGAGAACATAATCTTGGCCTTTTGTCAGAAGTTGATCAAAGCTCAAAGTCAAAAACTTGGTCTTGTGTGTCTGAGAGCTCTGTGGTTGTTGTTCCAATCACTGGATGACCACTCCCCAATGCGCTACCACGTCtattatcatttgattttaATAGCTGAGAAAACAGATCAAGTCAAGTCGATATTTCAAGATATGGAACATTTGAAACAACAGTTTGCATTGTGTCCCCCTTCTAGTGAGCAATTGCAAATTCTGTACCGTTTGTTACACCAAGTGCTCCTCAAGAGCAACCAAAGTGAGCAAGCGGCGAAAGTCATGATCGAGCTCTTAGGTACTTACACAGACAAAAATGCGTCTCACGCGCGTGAAGATGCCATCAAATGCATTGTTTCTGCTTTGGCCGACCCAAACACTTTCCTCCTCGATCCTTTGCTGTCTCTTAAACCTGTTAAATTCCTAGAAGGCGAATTGATTCATGACTTGCTCAATATCTTTGTGAGTGAAAATCTCACCACTTATTTGAAGTTTTATCAAGAGCATAAGGAATTTGTCACCTCACAAGGGTTGAATCATGAACAGAATATGCAGAAAATGCGGTTGTTGTCTTTTATGCAGCTTGCTGAAACTAATCCTGAAATTGGCTTTGATATCATCGAGCGCGAGTTGCAGATTAAACCTGAAGAAGTCGAGGCTTTCATTATTGAAG TATTGAAGACTAAATTGGTTAGAGCGCGCATGGACCAAGCGGCCAAAAAAGTTTACGTTTCGAGTACCATGCACAGGACGTTTGGAAGGGCCCAGTGGCAGCAATTAAGAGATTTACTTCATTCTTGGAAGAGCAATGTCAGTTTAGTCCAAGAAGGAATGAAAAGTATTACCGCTGCCCAGCTAGAATTATTGAATCAACAATAA
- the LOC138136374 gene encoding transmembrane protein 216-like produces the protein MNTSLTFEVLLYLNSYYFGLFAVCETGMNVVKYMNFPDLKHFSTDFGILMAVCVIELFRVILARKGNLTERKWPVLVAIFLTMPSLAGVLYLMIWQSHTLRFEYIICGIQVGLQFVEIVTGILCLLPFCKTPEYY, from the exons ATGAATACTTCGTTAACTTTTGAGGTTTTGTTGTACTTAAATTCGTActattttggtttatttgcgGTTTGCGAGACGGGAATGAATGTAGTAAAATATATGAATTTTCCcgatttgaaacatttttctacTGATTTTGGTATTTTAATGGCTGTATGTGTGATTGAGTTGTTTAGAGTGATTTTGGCGAGGAAAGGAAACCTGACCGAAAGAA AATGGCCCGTTTTGGTtgctatttttttaacaatgccTTCCTTGGCCGGCGTACTTTACTTAATGATATGGCAAAGCCACACGTTACGCTTTGAATACATCATTTGCGGCATACAAGTCGGCCTACAGTTTGTTGAAATTGTTACGGGGATTTTATGTCTTCTACCGTTCTGTAAAACTCCAGAGTATTATTAG
- the Sec15 gene encoding exocyst complex component 6, which yields MSDGQNNDNSQYDLYLQEIEGIDDYWGPTFRAIYDNDQHVQFRDKLEQRIKHHDKDIERLCNVYYQGFIESIRELLEVRTQAKKLNSQVTTLDTQLHQAAKNISKSGTELLQARKVQSNIAVVIEQLNLCLPVLTSYSKLKKQISEKRYYPALKTLEELEHLHLPHVANYRFSYQLRESIPKIRDSIEKASMSDLKDFLENIRKFSPKIGEVAMKHTSEQLASDPTVIGRKKKRIAPQPSGDGPGHFSEEDLSAQELIDFSPIYRSLHISTVLNSRSTFETYYRAERTKQARLVLQPPTNMHECEESYRAYIYAVLGFFILEDHVLNTGNGLITRAFLDDMWTMALSKIVSALQTHSAYCTDATLILRIKDLIMLFCTTLRNYGYSVKPLWELVRELRDHYTEVLMQRWVQVFREILSKEDFQPIQVYDQDEYEHILSSFPLDEDLPDDVVFPYKFPFSGMVPKVYQQVKEFIYACLKFSEDLNLSQVEVDEMIRKSMNLLLTRTFSGCLSSTFRSPHINLQEIIQIIIDTGFLEEATIYLDQFISNITGEETRGVSTGVVQGQPAMFRVAREDAVRQICEKLKQKLNEFYELESYDWLLVEPQGHASSFISDLIAFLQTTFQSFTNLPPEVAQVACKSACEHIATSMFQLLMNEEIKQMSMGALNQVNLDLLQCEQFAASEPVKGLQEDVLLSYFTKLRETLDLFTSWDWPTYFHDYGQETSKYKQVKPDTAIVLLEKLREGDKKTMFTVLKKSERDKKKLLETVLKQLRQLTQIPPTK from the exons ATGAGTGATGGCCAAAACAACGACAATTCTCAATACGACCTGTATTTGCAAGAAATCGAAGGAATAGACGACTATTGGGGGCCGACTTTCAG GGCCATATACGACAACGACCAACATGTACAGTTTCGAGACAAGTTAGAACAAAGGATCAAACATCATGACAAAGATATTGAAAGGCTTTGCAATGTGTATTATCAAGGATTCATTGAATCCATTCGAGAACTATTGGAAGTGCGCACCCAagctaaaaaattaaat AGTCAAGTCACAACCTTAGACACTCAATTGCACCAAgctgcaaaaaatatttccaaatcAGGAACTGAGTTGCTTCAGGCTCGCAAAGTACAAAGTAATATTGCAGTAGTTATAGAACAGTTGAACCTATGTTTGCCTGTACTGACTTCATATTCGAAATTGAAGAAACAAATTTCGGAAAAACG gtACTATCCAGCACTGAAAACTCTAGAAGAATTGGAACATTTACACTTACCTCATGTTGCAAATTACAGATTTTCATATCAGTTGAGGGAGAGTATACCAAA GATACGTGACAGCATCGAGAAAGCGTCGATGTCAGATTTGAAGGATTTTCTCGAAAATATTCGGAAGTTTTCGCCGAAAATTGGTGAAGTTGCGATGAAACAC ACAAGCGAACAATTGGCGAGCGACCCAACTGTCataggaagaaagaaaaaacgaATCGCACCTCAACCGTCAG GTGACGGTCCTGGACACTTTTCCGAAGAGGATCTCAGTGCTCAAGAACTCATCGATTTTTCGCCGATTTATCGAAGTCTCCACATTTCTACAGTTCTCAATAGTCGCTCGACTTTTGAAACTTACTACAGAGCTGAAAGAACCAAACAAGCTCGCCTAGTTTTGCAACCCCCCACCAATATG CACGAGTGTGAGGAAAGTTACCGTGCTTACATTTACGCTGTCCTCGGATTTTTTATCTTGGAGGATCACGTCCTCAACACCGGAAACGGGCTAATAACTAGAGCTTTTCTGGACGATATGTGGACAATGGCTTTGTCCAAAATCGTCAGTGCTTTGCAGACACATTCG GCGTACTGCACAGACGCCACTTTAATTTTGCGCATTAAAGACTTGATCATGTTGTTTTGTACGACTTTACGGAACTATGGGTATTCAGTAAAACCGTTGTGGGAGTTGGTGCGCGAGTTGCGCGATCATTACACTGAAGTCTTGATGCAAAGATGGGTCCAAGTGTTTCGTGAAATTCTGTCCAAGGAAGACTTTCAACCCATTCAAGTGTACGACCAAGACGAGTATGAACAcattctttcgtctttccctTTAGATGAGGACCTACCAGACGATGTAGTTTTCCCGTACAAGTTTCCTTTCTCGGGAATGGTCCCGAAAGTGTACCAACAAGTGAAAGAGTTCATTTACGCttgtttgaaattttctgaAGATTTAAATCTGAG TCAAGTCGAAGTAGACGAAATGATCCGCAAATCGATGAATCTGTTGTTGACTCGAACCTTCAGCGGTTGTTTATCGTCGACGTTTCGCAGCCCGCACATCAACCTTCAGGAAATCATCCAAATCATCATAGACACTGGTTTTCTGGAAGAAGCCACAATATATTTAGATCAGTTCATTTCAAATATCACAGG AGAGGAGACTCGAGGAGTTTCCACCGGTGTCGTCCAAGGTCAACCGGCAATGTTTCGCGTCGCGAGAGAAGACGCCGTGCGTCAAATCTGCGAAAAGTTGAAACAAAAACTAAACGAATTTTACGAACTAGAGAGTTACGACTGGTTGTTGGTCGAGCCGCAAGGTCATGCTTCTAGTTTTATCTCAGATTTGATCGCCTTTCTTCAGACGACGTTTCAGAGTTTTACCAATTTACCG CCGGAAGTTGCTCAAGTCGCTTGCAAATCCGCTTGCGAACATATCGCAACTTCCATGTTTCAACTGCTGATGAATGAGGAAATAAAGCAAATGTCGATGGGGGCTTTGAATCAGGTCAATCTGGATTTGCTACAGTGTGAAC AGTTTGCGGCCTCGGAACCTGTAAAGGGGTTGCAGGAAGATGTGTTATTGTCGTACTTTACTAAACTGAGGGAAACTTTGGACTTGTTCACATCGTGGGATTGGCCCACCTATTTCCACGATTACGGACAAGAAACCAGTAAATATAAGCAAGTCAAGCCAGACACGGCCATAGTTCTTttagaaaa aTTAAGGGAAGGCGACAAGAAGACTATGTTCACAGTTTTGAAAAAGAGCGAAAGAGACAAGAAAAAGCTTTTGGAAACTGTGTTGAAGCAGTTACGACAGTTGACCCAAATACCACCAACAAaataa
- the LOC138136373 gene encoding RING finger protein 37 produces MYNFLDPKLMPKVSCNAPSTDNYEPTNLISDKEAIRARGYLAYTVTMPPVHLEFEFLCPVNISYISLHTTVGAQKCTGVEVFARSSSNPSYTSIGRAVYNSAGLTFCNSRKYSKTNAPPHHDSTKELFFFKSDTFRIFSDMTFLKIVIFRTERSVPCLAWIKVFGNPSRTCSKTTTDTIDKIMGRGPVQIIQDTTAEKSGLQIPEDFTDDLTCEIMTIPMTLPSGKTVDRDTLEKHIENEKSFGRRPCDPFTGLNFTESRKPVMNIALKSRIDMFLLQNSNNPITFGLKRTLGSEGTKSCKRFKNSDEASSKCCVCSKSEQLYAIPCQHFYCRSCLCLLSSKTPQCNVCKTEFSKCDATCYHN; encoded by the coding sequence ATGTACAACTTTTTAGACCCTAAACTTATGCCCAAAGTGTCTTGTAACGCCCCCTCGACTGATAATTACGAGCCTACAAATTTGATCAGTGACAAAGAAGCGATCAGAGCTCGAGGTTACTTGGCTTACACCGTAACGATGCCTCCGGTGCATCTTGAATTCGAGTTTCTGTGTCCTGTTAACATTTCGTACATATCACTTCATACAACAGTTGGTGCACAAAAGTGCACAGGAGTAGAAGTCTTTGCAAGAAGTTCCTCAAATCCGTCCTATACTTCAATCGGTAGGGCCGTTTACAACAGCGCTGGACTCACTTTTTGCAACAGCCGGAAATACTCAAAGACGAACGCACCACCACACCACGACTCAACCAAAGAactgtttttctttaaaagtgatacgtttcgaattttttcagacatgacttttttaaaaatcgtgATATTTCGAACGGAACGGTCAGTGCCGTGTCTAGCTTGGATTAAAGTGTTTGGAAACCCATCCAGGACTTGTTCGAAGACTACAACAGACACTATTGACAAAATAATGGGACGTGGACCTGTTCAAATTATTCAAGATACGACAGCAGAAAAAAGCGGTTTGCAAATTCCTGAAGACTTCACCGACGACTTGACTTGCGAAATCATGACTATTCCTATGACGCTTCCAAGCGGGAAGACTGTAGATCGCGACACTCTAGAGAAACACATAGAAAATGAGAAATCTTTTGGGAGAAGGCCATGTGACCCTTTTACTGgactaaatttcacagaatCCAGGAAACCTGTGATGAACATTGCTTTAAAGAGTAGAATCGATATGTTTCTTTTGCAGAATTCAAACAATCCCATTACGTTTGGGTTAAAAAGAACTTTGGGAAGTGAAGGaacaaaaagttgtaaaagatttaaaaacaGTGATGAAGCCAGTTCTAAATGTTGCGTTTGTTCAAAAAGTGAGCAGTTGTATGCGATTCCTTGTCAACACTTCTACTGCAGgagttgtttatgtttattatCTTCGAAAACTCCACAATGTAATGTTTGTAAAACGGAGTTTTCAAAATGTGATGCCACATGTTATCATAATTGA